The Fusobacterium necrophorum subsp. necrophorum genome includes the window TCACAAAGAAGACGAATGAATATTGCTGAAATTTTACTTTTAAATTCGAACCTTAAAATTAAAGAGATTGCTGAAGCGGTAGGTTATTCTTCCCACTCCAAATTTTCGACATGTTATAAAAAATACAAAGGTGTTTATCCCCGTGAAATCAAAAAATTTAATTTAAATTTAAGGGCTAAAAATATATAATACCCCAGCTGCTCTAAGATAAAAGCCGAGTTTAAATTACCTAAACTCGGCTTTAAAAATATGTTATGGATGTAAGCTAAAGAAATATATTGTATGCTCCTCAATCACAAAAAGATAGCTTTCATTCTTGTAAAAAGAAACATCTCTCTTCAAAAAAGACTCTGTGATGTTTTTAAATTTAGGATGTATGATTCTTTTTTTATGAATAAATTCTTCTTTTTCAGATTCGTGCAAACTCTCCTTAAATTTACTAATATATTCTTGCGTAGATTGGAAACTTCCATTTACTACATTTGTATCTATATCGTAATAAAGAATTATATTTTTTGCGTTCTCCGGTATATTGCCGGGAATCCATCCCTTCTCAATATATTCTGCAGCCTGATGTTTGGTTGAAAATTGTACTGTTTTTCTATCATGGAATCCTCCTAAAATGGAGAAGAAAACTATAATCACCAAGGTAAATACTGCCAGCAATATCACTATCAACATATTTTTACTTTTTTTCATCTTCATTTTCTCTTTCCTTTTCTAACTTAATATTTTTCTTTAGATTTATTTCTTCTACACGGTCAACATTTCTTCCACGAACGCTTCCATATTTTCTTCTTCTACAAAGCCAGGGTCCATGTGAAGTAAAAAATGCCAATCCTTTGTTCCTTTTTTTCGGTAAACAACAGCTTCTCCGTCTTCAGAGCCGAAAAAGCTTCTCTCTACCTCAATATCCTTGAGAGTCAATATTTCTTTTACTTTGACATATTGTTCTTCTCTTTTTCGAATATATTGAGAAACTTCTTTGTTATCAACGGAATATGCATCCACCCTTGTTGCTCCGTCCACAATTCCGTTGCCTGTCTTTGAAAAGTCAGGGAGACTTTTCCATACGATGTCCACCCTTGATGTTTCCAAAAACATATATTTCGTCATTGGAAATAGATTTCCGGAAAAACTCAATTCCATATATTCAGGCAAAGACTCCGGATAAAAATATTCATATAAAAAACCTTCTTCTTCTTTCATCTCATATCCGGGTATTTGTTTTACAAATTTCCTCCCTTCTTCTATACTTGGAAACAATCCTACCTCGATTATTTCCTCATTCTGATAAAAATCTAATAAGTACATTGTGGATGCTCCTCTCATAAAAACTCTTTTGTAGCTAACTACGAGCTTATTCTAGCACACTTTTTTTCTTTTTGCCTTAAAAATATGTTATAATGGAAAAAAGAAATAATCTTGGAGGTATATATGCCAGAATGTCAAAATATCGAATCCTTTTCCGGTATATACTATAAAATCAGAAGATATTATGGTAATGTTTCGAACTAACCAAGCTACTAACCAAGCTACTAACCAAGCTATCGAAGGGTATGAGTTAAATGAGATAGAAGAAAGAATTTTGAGAAGTATTCAAGAAAATCCTTTCTTTTCTCAAAAAAAGATTGCTGAAAAATTAGAAGAAAAATACAGTACTATAAAATTTTACATGGAAAAAATGAAGAAAAATGACATAATCAAGAGAGAAGGAAGCAGTCAAAAAGGAAAATGGATAATCAATTTCAAATAAATCCACAAAAATTTTGATTCATCATTTACTTCAATTTTATGTCAGGTTTAGAGACTTCAATTGGCTTTTTTAATGTTATTTTTCTATTCATTTTTTCTTTGTTAAGATGAAGTAATGTAAAGTGAAAAATGAAAAATACTTAAGGAAACTATTGAAAAATAATAAAAAATATGGTATTAATGTAGAAAATAAAATCAATTTGTATAATTTAAGGGGTGATAGTATGAAAAAGGTTATTTTATTTTGCTTATTGTTGTCCATTGCAGCTTATGGACTGGATAGTCAGGAGTTAAATTTTTTAAATAAGATGGATGCTGAATATCAGGAATTATTGCAAAAAGAGGCTGAAAAGTTAGAGGAATTTAAGGTAGAAAAATCAAGTTTAGAAGAAGAATTAGTCAAGTTAAAAGAAAGAGAAGTTGCCAAAGAAGAAATATTTGCGAAACTAGGAAAAGATTCAGAAATTCGTTGGCATAGAGATGAATATAAAAAATTAGCAAAAAGATATGAAGAATATTATAAGAAGTTGGAAGCTGCAATAGCTGAAAGAGAAGGAAAAATTACAGAATTAGAAAAGTTAATAAATATTATGAGTGAATAAAGGGGGAAAAATGAAGAAAAAATTGTTTTTAATACTTTTTTTACTAGGATTGAGTATGGCTTCCTATTCAAATGGGGATATGTTGGATGAAGCTGGCAGAAAAGAAGCTCAAAAGCTTTTAGAAAATGTAAGAAAGAGAATAGAAAAAGAAGAGAAAGAGAGGGCAAAAATCTTAGAGGAAGAAAGAAAAGCAGCTAAGTTAGCAGAAGAAGAAGAAAAAGAGAAGCAAAAAGCTATAGAAGCAGCAAGAAAAAGAACGGGAGAGCCGATTATAGGTCCAGAAGCTATGGTTACGGGGGAAGAAGTAGATGTAACAAAAATGGGAGATTCAAAAGATAAATTAATAGCAGAATATCTAAAGGAAAAGGAAAGATTGGCACAAGAAGAAAAGAAAAATTTAAAAACACCAATGGAAAAATTGGAGGCAACTCAAAAATTGGCAAATGAGAAAGTAGACTTCTATGAAAGAGTGGTAAGAAGTGTTGCAAGAGAAGAAAAAGAAGTAAAAGAATACAAAGAAATTTTAAATTCAGAGATATAGGAGAGTCGAGATGAGAAAAATATATAAGATATTAGAAGTAGGAATAGCTATTTTTTTAATTTCAGGAGTTTCATATGCAGATGAAGCAAGAGAAAGATTGTTGAAGGAAGCGGAAAAGAGGATCGAAGAACAAGAAAAAATTGCCAAAAAAGAAGCAGAAAGGTTAGAGAAGTTAGCCCAAGAAGAAGCAAAGCGATTGGAAGAAGAAAAAAAAGCAGCCGAAGTGGTTGCAACGGAAGTGGTGGAAGAGGCAGCAGTAGCTGAAGTGGTTCAGGAAGCAGAAAAGAAATGGAAAGATGACGGGGCAAAAGAAAGATTGTTGAAAGAAGCAGAAAAAAGAATAGCGGAACAAGAAAAAAGAGCGAAGGAAGAAGGAAGATTACAAGCCGAAGCAGAGGAAGCTTCGAGAAAGGCGGAAGAAGAGGCTAGACTTGCAGCAATGAATGCAGAGGAAAGAGCGCAAGAAGAAGCAAGATTGGAACAAGAAAGACTTGCGAGATTAGCGGAAGAAGAAAGAATTGCCTATGAAAAAGCCAGCGAAGAAGAAAGAAAGGCTTTAGAAAAAGCAGCAAGAAAAGCGGAAAAAGAAAGATATCGAAAAATGTCAGATAGTGAAAAAATGAATGTGGAAATTGAAAGAATCAAAAATAGAGTAGAAGAAATCAATAAGGATATATCAGATTATCACAAAGCGGATGAAAAAATAAAAGAAATGGAAACAAATTTGGAACAATTAAAACAAAGAACGAATTATTAAAAAGGGGGAGAAGAGATAAGATGAAAAAAGGATTTATATTGTTAGCAACCATCGTGGTCTTAGGATGTACTAATCAAAAAGTAGTTCAATATAACACAGCGAGACTGGACAATATAGAGGAGTATTTACGAGAAAATAAGGGAGTAAAAGCTTCAGATAATGTGGATAAATTGGTGGAAGAAGGAAAGATAGAATATGCAGAAGAATATAAATCGTTGGAAAAGGAGGCAGAAGCGTGGGTAGAAAATCGACAAAAATAGGAATTTTGTTTTTCTTATTTCTATTCTCTTTGCCTAGCTTTGCAGTACAAAAATTGACAACGACACAAATGAGGGAAAATAGCATAAGAATTAATGCGCTAGAGCTAAAAGAAATGGATATCCATTTAAAAAAAATGACAGTAGTGTTAGATGAAAGAGCCTTAAATTTTGATTTTGATAAATGGAATATAAAAGAACAGTATTATGAAGTATTAGAAAACTTAAAAGAATATATTTTGGCAAATGATTATGAAGTTGTCATTGAAGGTCATACAGACTCGATAGGAACAAATGCATACAATATGGGCTTATCTTTCAAGAGAGCAAACAGTACAAAAGAGAAATTGATAGAGTTTGGTTTGCCGGCAGATAGAATTGTCGGAATAAGTGGAAAGGGAGAAGAAAGTCCTATAGCTACGAATGAAACACCGGAAGGAAGATCACAAAATCGTAGGGTAGAATTCCATTTAGAAAAAATAGGAGATAAGGAATAAGAAGTAGATTTAATAATTGGAACAAAGATATGATAAAAATATGCTTGACTCAAGAGAAAACACGAAGGAGTGCTGTTCTCACAAGCTATTTAATGAAAGGAAGAGAGACTAATACGCCAGTGTGCAACGAAGAATTTGAGCAACCGATTCCATTTTAGGGGTAAGAGCTATTTTCTAATAAAATTTTGGTTCTTTATCAAATCGTTTGGTGAAGAGTAGAATATGAAATGCTCAAAGGGATTTTAGAGATTTTAGAAATAGAATCTTTGAAATCCCTTTTTCTATGTCAAATAAAGGATTGCTTTTTATATTTTAAGTGTTTCTATTCTATGAAACTCTTAAAAATTGGGATTGATTTGCGCAATCCCTCTTGTTTCGCGAACTCTGATTTGATAGAAAGTACAATAGCCTATTTTAAGAGAAATCATTATAAAAATAGAATAAATGTACTATAATCAAACAAAAGAGTATTAATATTTAGCTCTGAAAAGGAGTCTATTGTGATATAATAAAAAATAATAGAATCATATGAATGGGGAGGAGAATTATGGTTAAGAATCAATTGAGAGAAGTAGAAAAAAATTTGCGATGGATAGCGAAAAGAAATAGAAATATAAGCTTTTCCATAGGTCTCGTATTACTATATGTCATGTTGGGAATGAATGCCTTTGCGCAAGAAGTGAATGCGACCATAGCAACGAAACAGGAAATAGGTTTATCCACGGATAGGCTAAGCGAAATGCTAAGACGAATCAAGGAAGAAAATAGTAAGAAATTAAAAGGCAGTCAATTAGAATTAGTCCAATTAATGGAACAAGGGGATCAAGTGGTAAAATCCCCCTGGGCATCTTGGCAATTTGGATTGAATTATATGTACAACAATTGGAGCGGTTCATATAAAGGAAGGGGAGATAAGAAAGAGAAATATCCATTTGAAGGAATATTTACAAGAAGTACTGATATTTTTGAAAGAAGTGTATCTCCATTGAGTAAAAAATATAAAGAATTAGAGACATCAACAGACATTACTTCGGCTAGTAGTAATCGTAGAGTCGGATTGCCTTGGCAATATGGAATTACAAGCACAACAAAAGTACAGGAAAAACTGGGGATATTATTTATAGGAGCATCAATAAAACCAAAAGATGTATCAATATCAAAAGTGGATGCACCTTCTATGGCAATTCAAACTCCTGAAGCTCCTAATTTATAATTACCAGAATTAGTTTTGCCAAGATTAGAAGTTCCTGAACCCAAAATACAAAATGTACAAGTTGATTTACCAGAACCAAATACCAATCCTTTTGCTGAATATGCATTTAATAGAGAGACTTCAGGATATTTTAGGGATTGGAGAAGTTGGTATAAAGCCAAAAATCCTGACTCTGCAGGTCCTAAATGGGAAATTAGGTCATACCAAGATGGAAAGGGAGATGTATATTGGGCAGGTTATGATCCTAAGGACGGGAAATATAAACAAGGTGCAGGAATATATGGAAAAGGACTTACAGAAGGAGCAGACAATCCTCTATCAACTGATCAAAAAAGAAATTATGAAAATAAAGGAACAAATAATACTGACACAGAGGGGAAAAACTGGGATTATCAATTAGATACCTCTTCTTCTCTTACACCTGAGAATAAAAGAAGAAGACCAGGAGTTCTACTTTATTTAAATGATTCTGCAGATCGTAAAGATAAGAATGGCTTCGATAAAAGGGGATTTTATTTAAAAGATACAGTACTTCATCTAGCAGGTGATGTAAACGGAGCTGGACTATCTGGTGGTACAATGCGAACTGATAAGATAGAAAAAAGAGTTAAAGGACAAATAGGAATACATACTGTTTCAGATGGAGAATTAGAAAATATAAGAGCATTTCTTTATGGAAAAGCAACATTCCATTCTATTGAGACGTGGCATACAGGGAAAACTAAGTATACTGATGTAACAGTTAACATAGAAGATGAAGATAACTCAGTATTTCTTATTTATCCTTCAACATATGACAACCTTATATGGCATGCAGGGAAAACAGCATTAAAAACTGGAAAAGAAGTACTTAATGGACCTTATAACAGAAGAGGTATCTTTGAAGGAAAAGTTAATGTTAATATGGATTCTAAATCAAAAAGAAATATTATTTACAATCAATTAGGTGTTCAAGGTGTTTTTGATATAGTAAATGAGGGAGAATATAAAATAAAAGGACAGGGAAATATAGTTTATTCTGGCTTAGGTTATTCTCCAAATTTTGAAAATATGAGAGGCAAAACCTACAAAAATGAGAAGGGAGAAGTAACAATTGGTTTTACAAAAACTGATTCAGCTCATTTTGATTCAGAAAGAGCAAAAGATTTAACTCCCACAATTCAAATTAAAAAATCTGTCAATATGATAGGTGATAATAATATTGGGTTATTTTTCTCTGAAAAAAGGCCAATTGGAGATAAAGAAGGTGAAATTGATGTACTTCCTTATCCAATATCTAAACCAAAGAAAGATGCTGAATGGGAAAAATCTGTTGTAGGAATTTATCAAGGTCAAATTCAATTTAAAGCAAATATAGGTACTGAAGAGCAAGAATCTGCAGAAAATAGTGGAGATGTGAAATACACAGAAACCAACGTGGGAATCTATGCTCGTTCAGGGCAAAGAGAAGGAATTGTTCCTTCTAAAGATTTGGGAGCTGCTAAGAATTGGGATAAAGCTACGAATAGTTATAAAGATTCTGTATTTGATTTTGATAAAGTTCACTCTCTTCAAGTTAATGATCTTGCCATTTCTTTTGGAAAACATTCTAAACAAAATATTATGATTGCTGCAGAAAATGGTACAGTTATAGATGTTGCAAGAGATGAAAATAGTCATACAAGACTTCCAATTATGACTGGAACTATCAAAGATTATGATAGCATTGGAGTAGGAGAAATTTCAGCGGATGATACTACTAATAAAGCGGCTTCAGGAACTATTATTGCTTTTTCTAAAGGAGTGTGGAAGAATTCTATTCATAATATGAGTTCTGATACAGGAACAGCCCTTGAAAATAAAGCGACAGAAATAAACATCGGAAGAGATGTTGAGATGACAGGAAGATATTTAAAAACAGGGCTTGATGCAAATGGTAATGAAGAGGGAGTAAGCTCTA containing:
- a CDS encoding autotransporter-associated N-terminal domain-containing protein, whose translation is MVKNQLREVEKNLRWIAKRNRNISFSIGLVLLYVMLGMNAFAQEVNATIATKQEIGLSTDRLSEMLRRIKEENSKKLKGSQLELVQLMEQGDQVVKSPWASWQFGLNYMYNNWSGSYKGRGDKKEKYPFEGIFTRSTDIFERSVSPLSKKYKELETSTDITSASSNRRVGLPWQYGITSTTKVQEKLGILFIGASIKPKDVSISKVDAPSMAIQTPEAPNL
- a CDS encoding OmpA family protein, whose translation is MGRKSTKIGILFFLFLFSLPSFAVQKLTTTQMRENSIRINALELKEMDIHLKKMTVVLDERALNFDFDKWNIKEQYYEVLENLKEYILANDYEVVIEGHTDSIGTNAYNMGLSFKRANSTKEKLIEFGLPADRIVGISGKGEESPIATNETPEGRSQNRRVEFHLEKIGDKE
- a CDS encoding winged helix-turn-helix transcriptional regulator: MVMFRTNQATNQATNQAIEGYELNEIEERILRSIQENPFFSQKKIAEKLEEKYSTIKFYMEKMKKNDIIKREGSSQKGKWIINFK
- a CDS encoding adhesion protein FadA, which codes for MKKVILFCLLLSIAAYGLDSQELNFLNKMDAEYQELLQKEAEKLEEFKVEKSSLEEELVKLKEREVAKEEIFAKLGKDSEIRWHRDEYKKLAKRYEEYYKKLEAAIAEREGKITELEKLINIMSE